Sequence from the Phragmites australis chromosome 6, lpPhrAust1.1, whole genome shotgun sequence genome:
aaaataaaggaaaaatcCTTAAGCTTTTAAATTTTCTAGCAAATAATTTTCAAGAAGTTAATAAGGTGGTTCTaaagaacactaaaaaaaagtaaaatgatAGCCCACAAGATACAAAAGGATCTCATAAGCTCTTATGCCAAGGAAACTACTAaaggcatgtttgtttcagctgggaATTCTGAAAAACAGcttgtagattgtggattgtaaaaagttggattgtaaaaaactgaattgtgaaaagcttttataTTGTATATTCTCAAAACTTTGATAGACAGTtcagtaaaatggactttcacaatctgtGAAAAGCTGAGGGAAACCAGCTTCTTGGATTCCCACAATTCAACAAGCAGATTGTAAAAAGctatctgtttgtttcagcttcggattgtaaaagctgaaagccacaatcTGAAACCGAAACAAACTGGCCCTAGGCTTATTATGGAGGATCTTGGTAATGAACATTTTTCAATACTTGCAGATGAATCTAGTGATGTGTCCCTAAATGAACAATTGGCTTTTTGCTTCTGTTATGTTGATAAAAAGGGAAAGCCAGTTGAGAGGTTTCTTGGTGTTGTCAATGTTGAAGACACTACATCTTCAACACTAAAAACTGTAATTGGAGATTTGCTTATGGATCATCAATTGAGCTTTTCTATGGCCCGTGGGCAAGGATAGGATGAAACTAGTAATATGAAGAGTCACATTAATGGTTTAAAGAAACTTATTATGGATGAGTCTTCTTCTACTTATTATATTCACTATTTTGCTCATCAATTGCAATCAACTCTTGTTGCTGTTGCTAAGGAGAGTGGTGATTGTCAATGGTTTTTTCAACAACTTTCATATTTATTGAATGTTCTTGGGAATTTTTGTAGGAAGATAAGAATACTTTGAGTGTCTCAAGTCGAGTTTATCATTAAATCATTGGAATTGGGTGAACTTGAAACCGGTCAAGGTTTGAATCAAAAGATGGGCTTGGGAAGGCCAGGTGATACAAGGTGGGGATCTCACTATAAAACTATATTACATATTATTGCTTTGTACCAATCAATTCGGAAAGTTCTCATCAAGATTAGGAAAGACTATAGTGGGACAGAGACTATATTGGCTTAAACTATGTTGACATCATTTGAGTTACATTTGATAGAAGAAATATTTGGGTACACAGATGACTTATTGTCAATGCTATTTCTCTTGTTTATATCACAAAGGAACAATTGCAGTTATTGCGGGAAGATGGTGGATGGGATACTTTCCTTCAAGGTGTCATTTCTTTATGTGTGAAGCATAAGATCAAAATTGTCGATATGAATGGTCGCTACAAGCCGGTTGGAAGATCTCCAAGGTTCTATGGTGAAGTCACAAATAAACACCGCTTTCATGTTGATATATTTTTGGGTGTTATTGATAGGCAATTTCAGGAGCTTAATGACCGGTTTGATGAGGTGAACacataattacttattggcatggTATCATTCAATCCTATTGATTCATTTGCTGCATTTGATAAGAAAATTTTGGTTAAGCTTGCTCAATTTTATCCTAAGGATTTCACAAATGATGAAATGTTGAAACTTCCCAAtcaactaaaaaattatatcgTAGATGTGCGAAGGGATGAGAGGTTTAAAGATGTGAAAAATCTTGCCGATCTTTCTATTAAgcttgttgaaacaaagaaGAGATGCATTTTTGAAGTTGTTCACAAGCTTCTCAAATTGGTGCTAATTCTTCTTATAGCGACAACTAGTGTTGAGAGGGTGTTttcttcaatgacttatatgaagAATAAGCTAAGGAATAAAATGAGGAGCAAATACATGAATGATTATTTGGTCACATTTATTGAGCGGGACTTCTTTTTGCAAGTTGAGGATGATGCCATCATACATGCATTTCAAAAGATGAGGAACCGTAAAGTTGAATTGTAATTTCGATTTTTTTAGCTCTTTTATATTACCTTAGATGATGTCATTATTATGAACAATTTTTGCTTTGTATCTTAacattgtttaatatttatggTTGTCGAAAAAATCAGCTATATATAATATCGTTTGTACACCCAAATTCAAAAACCTGGGCCCGCTACTGCACCAAGTCCACCAACAAAGTGAGAGTTCAAGAGGAGCCCTAAAATTGACTATTGCTAGGAATAGGTTTCACAACAGAAGACACTAATGTTTCGCTTTAATAATGTATTGGTAGTAGTGTCCAATAAGGAGAGCAATGTTCACATAGACGATCGTCTACCGCGTTTAGAAGATGACTAGTCACTAGCCGAAGCCTCGACGTCCAGTCTAGGGCCTAGACGCGACTCTAGACAGCTAGACTGTCTAGACGATCAACTCTGATCAAATGCGGACTAGTTAGTGAATCTAGACGGTGTTGGACAAGACTAGGCGGTCGTCTTGGCGATGCAAAGTTTGGCGACTGGCGGGTCCACTCAGGAGGGTTGTTTTGGCCACACGTGGGACCAAATTTTGACCCCGAAACCATTCCCCGCACCACACAAAACCTAAATCAATCCATCCATTCCCCATTCGCCTCTCGACTCTTTCCTCTCATCTTTGGCGGCACCGCCGGTTGCAGCCCCACGCGCCTGCGCCTACACCGTCGCCCGCGACCTCGTCCGATCCGTCGTCGACAGCCGCAACTGAGTCGTCACATGCTGACGCACCCATGCCATCACCCGCGCCCACACTATCACCCCTTCGCTCCGCAAATCCCATGCAGTGGACAAGTATTAGCTCTAATCCCTGAATCTATGTATACTCCTCCTACACCGGATCTATGCTCTAGCTCTACTCCCCTCAGACGGCGCGTTGCGGCCGCCACGGCTGGCTCAGGCAATGGTCCAGCACCTACAGCCCGGGTGTCGTCTCCTTGTGTTTGTGGTGTGTGATATGCTATGCTTCTTCTGTGTTATGATGATTAttgattgatgaatgaagttgcATTTCTTTGGAAGGTATGCCTCAAATCTCACTTGAAAACatattttttgcatttttacTACTACATTATAAAATCGTCTAAACCGTCTAGTTGCCGTCTAAATAGCCTAGTCGCTAGTCATGGGGTGACTGACTGTCTACGTCTAGCGTCTAGGTGAACATTGAAGGAGCGTGTTACTTTCTTTCCCAGATGACTAGGGAAAGAAAGAATGGAGCGGCAGTGTGCCCCTCAGCCATCTTAACTGAATAGCAGATATCTCAACTGAATGGTGGAGGATCTGCTTCCATCGTTTTGGAATTAAGAAAAATCCAAATTGAGTAAATAGTATGTAGTTATGTCACAACAAAGCGATCGAATAGTACAATTCATCATACCTGGCATTCTCTAAGAGTTCCCCCAGATTGCActaaatcatcaacaataacaacatgGCGCCCTTCGGGATTCCCTTCCTTGATTCGAACTATCCTCTTGTCGCCTTCGCGAACCTTAGCACAGACTACCTATATAACCAAACAGCTCAACATGAAACCCATGAAAGAGAACGCTGAAATTGGGCAATTTCACAACATGCATATCCTTGGTTACAATACAAGCTAAGCAGAATTTGAGCTAGACATATCCAAGCGTGAAAAGGAACCCACTGACCATTGGGAAGTGTTGCAATTGCTTGTGGAACCGCTTCCACGCCCCGTCATCTGGGAAGGCAATGGTGATCTGCGTGCAAAATGCCAACGGTCATGAGTACATTTGGAATTCAGCACAAAAGAAAGTTCGAAACGCAATAATGGATGCCACTACACACATTGTCGGCGTCGGGGAGCTGGCGGAGGCGCTGCAGCAGGAGCGGGATCCCGGTCTCGAAGCATGGCAGGACGTCGTCTCCGAAGTAGAACCTCTCCTGGAGCGCGTGGATGTCGTAGATGACGACGCTGGTGGGCCCGCCGCGGGACTTGGGGATCATGGAGAGGATGCGCGCGAGGGTGAAGGCGGTGGCGACgtccccctcctcctcgacgcGCTCGAAGGAGCCCGTGGGGAAGAAGGGCAGCACGAGCGTGAAGGAGGAGATGAAGAGCTTGGGCAGCGCGAAGATGACGGAGATCTGCTCGAAGATGACCGCCGGCGAGCTGAAGGACGCCAGGAAAGCCACGTGCTGCCCCCGGATGTCGTGCGCCTTGTTGATGAACAGGTTCGGGAACCCATCGTCGAAGCTCCTGGCGGCAGGCACACACAGAGTCGGCGAGgcgggaggagaaggaggaggaagatgaggggAGGGTGGCGTACCGCCAGTTGATGGACTGGAGCTCGATGGcgtcggaggcggcggcgacctTGAGGGCGAGGTCCTCGCACTCGGAGCAGTAGAAGAGGTGTATGTGCTTCTTCGCCTTCTGCTTCGCGGCGGCCGCCTCCATCTCGTACCGACAGGTGGGTCGcggtgacggcggcggggaCAGTGGAGCGCCCGGGTCAGGCCGAGGTTGGGAACCAGAAAAAGAACGGCGCGGAGAGGCGGACAAGGGCTGCGAATATTTTTCCTCGATTTTTATGCAAGCCTAAACCCTAGACCCCAGCCGCACTACGAAGCGGCCCGTGAATGTGAACACGGCGAGGCGAGTGAATTGGGGAAGAAGATAATGCGATGTACAGATGGACGCGGATGCACGAGGATATGCTATGCCTGAAGGATTTCAGCATGGAGCGCGCCGCCGCCTGACCGCGACGGCTACCTGCTCGCGGCGGCGTTTTGACGGGCATTTGTATCTCCTCGGCGGCGACTATCATGAAGCACGCAGCCATCGTCATATCTTACGTCGTCACGTCTCAATCTCGTTCGAAGTCAAGCATAAGGAGTTTCCAGCGAATGACAAAAGGGTACTGATAAGATATTGGTCAATCTAGTTTGAACAACACAAGTCAAAAGGGTACTGATAAGATATGGTCAATCTAGTTTGAACAACACAAGTTTACAGAGGCAATGGAATCATGAGAAGCGTAGAAAAACATGAACAAAGAACTAGAGTCTACTGAAGATATGGGATAAGATATAGTAATTTACACTGGCCCATCCTGTGTATGTATTATCCTTAGAGCCAAAAGCAATGGTGTAATCATAAGTTACAGACATGTGGTTAATCCAAAAGGACTACAATATCAACTCAAAAGAATGCCAAAACTTTTGTGCGTGCCAATCGTTTCGCCAACGACAATCTGATTCAAGTCTCTTCAACATCAACATGAAGGTAAAACTGATGGTCTATCCAGTAGTATGCCTCGCTTACGGCTGGGGGCCAAGCTGAGAGAATCAAGAGAATGGAGTGAATTTGTGCAAGTCTTAACTCACGCACTCGTCGGATGTCGAACAGCTCCTTTCCAAGTTGAATTTAGGCTCACTGGGATATACAAAGACAGTTGCTGCTGAGGTTGACGGAGTCAATGCAGCAGAATACCTCACCAGAGTTACTGTGATCCTAGGCAACTGCTGAAAGCCGGAACTAAGTGGCACAAGCTTATGACTAATAATATGCTCCGATTTCGGCAGAATGGATGCAGCATGGTTGTGAGCCCCAGAGAAAACAAAGTTCTGGGAATCAACAAGGGAGTACTTCATTTCCTGAAGTAAGGACGTCGAATTGTGGATCTTCACATAGAAAGTGAAAGGGATTCCAAGGATAGCATAGGGAGGGCACTCCATGCTCACGACAAGCGGCGGCTCCTCAATATTGACCTCAGGTAACCTTTGCTTCATAACTACACGGCTCTCTTGACCCTCTCCAAGGCTTGAATCTCTTGACCAGTTCAGGCAAATTTCACCTAGGTTGAAGTTTGAATTGCTAGCCCGTGGATTGACTGAAAATATTCCTTTGTATTCTGCGCTAGGAGCAATAACTGCATGTCCACTGGAAATTCCGCTAATCTGTTGCACTGAGCAGAGCTGCTTTCCATCATCATCAGGTTCGATGGTCATAGAGTGCAAACGCAAAGGCACCTCAGTGCAATTTCTAGCATTCAAAATAAGCATATTAGACTCATTCATAGCAAGAGAACATTTTTTGTCATCGCCACTTGAGGATCTTATGCCGGATAGCAACAAGGGTTCTCGCCTAAATGGTCTCAAAAACTGGTGACTAACTATCATGGGGATCTGCCCTTCAATTTGCAAGCTTCTATGCACGTTAAGCCTGTGCAGTGCTGCTTCTTCACTTGAGCCTAGGGAGTAGCCAAGTGAAACATAGAGCATGACTGACTTTGCTCGATGCCATTTGATTTCCAATTTGCACGACCAGGAATCACCCACACTCAATGTGGGAACAGATACAACCCCAAATGAGTACTGAATCTTTCTTATGCTATCAACCTCTTCCTTTGACTCTTTGTCCTCGGCCACAGTTGAGACAccaagaagttcgacatgatgACTTTCAGACTCTTCTGCTTCCCTAGGACTCATCAACAGACCACCACCTCTGGCATCAACAAGGTTAATTTTCAGCTCACCACAATGAACTGCATGCCCTTTTGACAATATGGTCACAGGTACGATAAATAACTCTCCAATTAATGCAGGACCAGCAGAATTTAAGATAAGGTCAACTTGAGCATCTGGCTCTTCAACTTGGATCAGTTTCTGCCCGGAAATGGCAAGAACATTGTCCTTTGTAGGCAGTGTCTCCACTTGGTCCTCAAATTTCCATAATGGGAATTCTTCCAAGGAAGCAGGACTTTCAGCTTGGCAGCAAATCACAAGGTGTTTGTTTATTGTCGCCTTCACCGACAAACATTCTAGCTTTCCACTCTGTCCTGCATAACGCACTCACAATGTTAGTTCCATTATGGAACTAGTGGTAGGAAAAGGTATCACCAACATATGTAGAGGAAAGCTTCAGCTCAAATATTCGAGTATCAAGGAGAAAATCGGGAAACCCCAAAATCACGGAAATTGAACAAAGTCAAAAATAAATGAGCCATAACTGTGGTTTCAGTTTTCAAGATGGAACATAACATGACAATTCTTTTTATGCTGAATATTTCTGAAAATGGATGTGCCTCATATTTTTCCACAACTAGATAACTAGCCGATATATTGCATATGGCTAGTTCCACCATAGCTAACAATTTGATTCTGTTTCCTCCATAATTTCCTATTCTTATACAATTAACGCTAAGTGTTTGGTATTACCTGATTTCTTATCCAACTTAGGTATAGCTAAGGCATATCAGTATATGCAGACATTGTACAGCATGCTAAGAGTACATGAAATACCTTTACAGTTTACATTGTGTTTCTCATAATATGCCATGGGGATGGGGCGTGTTATTTTAGTTGTAAGAGAAATTTTCAATTGACAATACCGTATGGAttagattttctttttcttcagttaacatgataatttttattttcctgactagtgggggtatttataagATTTTTCCTCTTCACTTGACGAGGAGTGTAACAtcccaaaaataataatttcgGCTATAAATAAATCAATATAATATTTGTGGATTTTCTGATTTTCGTGGATTAATGCTGAAATACACAAAGAATCTGGCTTTTGCTAATCCAGGTGCCCGCATGGAGTCTTTAGTCTCACCAGTTATTTTCGTACATTAAGATAGTGGGCCAGGCAGCCAACAAGATTTAATTTATGACATATGCTAACACAGCAAGTGGATGAACACTTAATGAAACGAAGCAAATATACTGATATAAGAGTACCTGATTTAACTTCATGTGTCAACCGAATCCATTTATTGGTGAGTAGTGTAAGAGAAGTAGCTTGAACAACTTGgtcattcaaatttgaattcaaaggaGGAGAATCTTCCTGTGTGCTACGTATCACAAAGTTACAGTcagattgattgaattgaacCTCCAACTGATCAATCACAACTGGAGAAGGAAGATGAGATAACAGTGACACACTGACAAGCAGAGGTGAACCAGGTTTTACAGATTGATCATGAAAAGCAACAGATGCGGTAAGCACCATTCTTAGCGGACTTATTTGATCAATATCAAGGTGAGTAAATTCTTCCATCACATTATTAAATCCATCACCAATTCCTTCTAGTGACTGTTTTCTTTCCAAAACATTAGTAACTTCCCGCTGTATATTCTCTCTCCTGGAAATGGTAGGAGTACCTGCAGGCCCAatcttaattttattttctcGATGTTCCTCTCGACTAGCAGAAAATAATGGTAATGCAGCCATCTCTAGGGAATAACTGATAAAATCCTTCAGATAAATAAGTTTCCTTGAGCACTCTCTCAAGTACCCTAGGTTTTCCCAAAGTAAAGTGGTCCAACCCTCTTGGCGATATAGACCAGCAACACCATCAAAAAGTTGTTTTGCATTGCTAAAATCCCCAGCTGCATAATATTCTATGGCCATTCCACCACTACAAGCAGAAGCCATTCTTGTAGCACCTAGGCTCTGAAATGATTCATAAGCTTTTCTGAACAACGCAATTATCTCATAAGAATCTTGAAACCTCTCAGCTTCTGACAAAGCGTAGCTTGTGTATTCAGTATCCGAAAGGCTGCAACCACAGTTTGAGGTATAAGTGCAATGACAGCAATAACAAGGCCTTTTAGCCCC
This genomic interval carries:
- the LOC133921384 gene encoding ribose-phosphate pyrophosphokinase 4; translated protein: MEAAAAKQKAKKHIHLFYCSECEDLALKVAAASDAIELQSINWRSFDDGFPNLFINKAHDIRGQHVAFLASFSSPAVIFEQISVIFALPKLFISSFTLVLPFFPTGSFERVEEEGDVATAFTLARILSMIPKSRGGPTSVVIYDIHALQERFYFGDDVLPCFETGIPLLLQRLRQLPDADNITIAFPDDGAWKRFHKQLQHFPMVVCAKVREGDKRIVRIKEGNPEGRHVVIVDDLVQSGGTLRECQKVLAAHGASKVSAYVTHAVFPKQSYERFMISNSAGPGDQFAYFWITDSCPHTVKAIGQQPPFEVLSLAGSIADALQI
- the LOC133921381 gene encoding uncharacterized protein LOC133921381; the encoded protein is MEDYPEELRTPPLSLVSIVGCPELHPSISAALSSQQPPMNTLALPDFAKASILAHSGKTRDPLAPPPPPAGILKKDWLLKHRTRVPAAVAALFRADQVSGDPAQWLQACSDLENLKSVIQGKNTKLVVVLLQAQAGDELSEDVIVALRKRAEIDSKHLVVLVEHDEIERNKSLNKLKNVFAELCSAFYKEEGRRIKARIEKRNFASVELSIRYCFKVAVYAEFRRDWPEALKFYEEGIRVLREMIGTSTRLPPTQRLVEIKAVAEHFHFKISTLLLHAGKVVEAITWFRKHIRSYERVVGTPEVAFLHWEWFSRQFLVFGELIETTSATVPDTLSPRFGTADNALTEWEFQPAYYYQLAATYLREKRYAIECSSSMANLTTEVNGIPESVMSSVYVGQYVRLFEQGDTVSVVPLSDTEYTSYALSEAERFQDSYEIIALFRKAYESFQSLGATRMASACSGGMAIEYYAAGDFSNAKQLFDGVAGLYRQEGWTTLLWENLGYLRECSRKLIYLKDFISYSLEMAALPLFSASREEHRENKIKIGPAGTPTISRRENIQREVTNVLERKQSLEGIGDGFNNVMEEFTHLDIDQISPLRMVLTASVAFHDQSVKPGSPLLVSVSLLSHLPSPVVIDQLEVQFNQSDCNFVIRSTQEDSPPLNSNLNDQVVQATSLTLLTNKWIRLTHEVKSGQSGKLECLSVKATINKHLVICCQAESPASLEEFPLWKFEDQVETLPTKDNVLAISGQKLIQVEEPDAQVDLILNSAGPALIGELFIVPVTILSKGHAVHCGELKINLVDARGGGLLMSPREAEESESHHVELLGVSTVAEDKESKEEVDSIRKIQYSFGVVSVPTLSVGDSWSCKLEIKWHRAKSVMLYVSLGYSLGSSEEAALHRLNVHRSLQIEGQIPMIVSHQFLRPFRREPLLLSGIRSSSGDDKKCSLAMNESNMLILNARNCTEVPLRLHSMTIEPDDDGKQLCSVQQISGISSGHAVIAPSAEYKGIFSVNPRASNSNFNLGEICLNWSRDSSLGEGQESRVVMKQRLPEVNIEEPPLVVSMECPPYAILGIPFTFYVKIHNSTSLLQEMKYSLVDSQNFVFSGAHNHAASILPKSEHIISHKLVPLSSGFQQLPRITVTLVRYSAALTPSTSAATVFVYPSEPKFNLERSCSTSDECVS